A single window of Ovis canadensis isolate MfBH-ARS-UI-01 breed Bighorn chromosome 17, ARS-UI_OviCan_v2, whole genome shotgun sequence DNA harbors:
- the VPREB1 gene encoding immunoglobulin iota chain, whose amino-acid sequence MSWAPVLLGLLLHGTGCSPQPVLSQPPSVTSFLGATVRLACTLRGDHNIGLHNIYWYQQRPGHPPRFLLRYFSPSNKRQGHQVPPRFSGSKDLAKNTGYLSIAELQAEDEAVYFCAVGARVMGQRRETQREEGEERKLASPGPWDTLPLH is encoded by the exons ATGTCCTGGGCCCCGGtcctcctggggctcctgctCCACGGCACAG GCTGCAGCCCTCAGCCCGTGCTGAGTCAGCCGCCTTCCGTGACCTCATTTCTGGGAGCCACCGTCCGCCTGGCCTGCACCCTGCGCGGTGACCACAACATCGGCCTTCACAACATCTACTGGTACCAGCAGAGGCCCGGCCACCCCCCGAGATTCCTGCTGAGATATTTCTCCCCCTCCAACAAGAGGCAGGGCCACCAGGTGCCCCCTCGCTTCTCCGGCTCCAAAGACCTGGCCAAGAACACGGGGTATTTGAGTATTGCTGAGCTGCAGGCCGAGGACGAGGCTGTCTATTTCTGTGCTGTGGGGGCCCGGGTCATGGGGCAGAGGCGGGAAAcgcagagagaggagggggaagaaAGGAAGCTGGCCAGCCCGGGCCCCTGGGACACGCTCCCCTTGCATTAA
- the TOP3B gene encoding DNA topoisomerase 3-beta-1 → MKTVLMVAEKPSLAQSIARILSRGSMSSRKGLNGACSVHEYSGAFEGQPARFKMTSVCGHVMTLDFLGKYNKWDRVDPAELFSQAPTEKKEANPKLSMVKFLQVEGRGCDCIVLWLDCDKEGENICFEVLDAVLPVMKQTHSGEQTVFRARFSSITDTDICAAMARLGEPDHNEALSVDARQELDLRIGCAFTRFQTKYFQGKYGNLDSSLISFGPCQTPTLGFCVERHDKIQSFKPETYWVLQAKVDVDKDRSLLLDWDRVRVFDREVAQMFLNMTRLEEEAQVEATSRKEKAKQRPLALNTVEMLRVASSALGMGPQHAMQTAERLYTQGYISYPRTETTHYPESFDLKGPLRQQANHPYWADTVKRLLAEGLNRPRKGHDAGDHPPITPMKSATEAELGGEAWRLYEYITRHFIATVSHDCKYLQSSVSFRIGPEHFTCTGKTVISPGFTEIMPWQSVPLEESLPTCQKGDTLAVAEVKLLEKQTSPPDYLTEAELITLMEKHGIGTDASIPVHINNICQRNYVVVESGRRLKPTNLGIVLVHGYYKIDAELVLPTIRSAVEKQLNLIAQGRADFRQVLGHTLDVFKRKFHYFVDSIAGMDELMEVSFSPLAATGKPLSRCGKCHRFMKYIQAKPSRLHCSHCDETYTLPQNGTIKLYKELRCPLDDFELVLWSSGSRGKSYPLCPYCSNHPPFRDMKKGAGCNECTHPGCQHSLSMLGVGQCVECESGVLVLDPTSGPKWRVACNRCSVVAHCFENAHRVRVSAETCAACEAALLDVDFNKAKSPLPGNGTQHTGCVFCDPIFQELVELKHAASCHPMHRGPGRRQGRGRGRGRRPAGKPGPRRPKDKMSALAAYFV, encoded by the exons ATGAAGACCGTGCTGATGGTGGCTGAGAAGCCGTCCTTGGCCCAGTCCATCGCCAGGATCCTCTCTCGAG GCAGCATGTCCTCACGCAAAGGGCTGAACGGGGCCTGCTCGGTGCATGAGTACAGTGGGGCCTTCGAGGGCCAGCCGGCCCGCTTCAAGATGACGTCGGTCTGCGGCCACGTGATGACGCTGGACTTCCTGG GAAAGTACAACAAGTGGGACAGAGTGGACCCCGCCGAGCTGTTCAGCCAGGCCCCGACGGAGAAGAAGGAGGCCAACCCCAAGCTGAGCATGGTGAAGTTCCTGCAG GTAGAGGGCAGGGGCTGCGACTGCATCGTGCTGTGGCTGGACTGCGACAAGGAGGGCGAGAACATCTGCTTCGAG GTGCTGGACGCGGTGCTGCCTGTCATGAAGCAGACCCACAGCGGCGAGCAGACGGTGTTCCGGGCCCGCTTCAGCTCCATCACGGACACGGACATCTGCGCTGCCATGGCCCGCCTGGGCGAGCCCGACCACAACGAGGCGCTCTCGGTGGACGCGCGGCAGGAGCTGGACCTCCGCATCGGCTGCGCCTTCACGAG GTTCCAGACTAAATACTTCCAAGGGAAATACGGCAACCTGGACAGCTCGCTCATCTCCTTCGGGCCGTGCCAGACCCCCACGCTGGGGTTCTGTGTGGAAAGGCATGACAAGATCCAGTCCTTCAAACCGGAGACCTACTGGGTGCTGCAGGCCAAG GTGGACGTCGACAAGGACCGCTCCCTCCTCCTGGACTGGGACCGCGTCCGCGTGTTCGACCGGGAGGTCGCACAGATGTTCCTGAACATGACCAGGCTCGAGGAGGAGGCCCAG gtggAGGCCAcaagcaggaaggagaaggccAAGCAGCGGCCCCTGGCCCTGAACACTGTGGAGATGCTGCGTGTGGCCAGCTCTGCCTTGG GAATGGGCCCGCAGCACGCCATGCAGACCGCCGAGCGGCTGTACACGCAGGGCTACATCAGCTACCCGCGCACCGAGACCACCCACTACCCCGAGAGCTTCGACCTGAAGGGGCCCCTGCGGCAGCAGGCCAACCACCCCTACTGGGCTGACACG GTGAAGCGGCTCTTAGCAGAAGGTCTCAACCGCCCACGGAAAGGTCACGATGCTGGTGACCATCCCCCCATCACCCCCATGAAGTCTGCCACGGAGGCTGAGTTAG GGGGCGAGGCCTGGCGCCTCTACGAGTACATCACCCGGCACTTCATCGCCACCGTGAGCCACGACTGCAAGTACCTGCAGAGCAGTGTCTCCTTCCGGATTGGGCCCGAGCACTTCACCTGCACGGGCAAGACCGTCATCTCCCCAG GCTTCACGGAGATCATGCCCTGGCAGAGTGtgcccctggaggagagcctgcCCACCTGCCAGAAGGGCGACACCCTGGCCGTGGCCGAGGTCAAGCTGCTGGAGAAGCAGACGAGCCCGCCGGACTACCTGACTGAGGCCGAGCTCATCACCCTCATGGAGAAGCATGGCATCG GGACGGACGCCAGCATCCCCGTGCACATCAACAACATCTGCCAGCGCAACTACGTGGTCGTGGAGAGCGGGCGCCGGCTCAAGCCCACCAACCTCGGCATCGTCCTGGTGCATGGCTACTACAAGATCG ACGCCGAGCTGGTGCTGCCCACCATCCGCAGCGCCGTGGAGAAGCAGCTGAACCTGATTGCGCAAGGCAGAGCCGACTTCCGCCAGGTGTTGGGCCACACCCTGGACGTCTTCAAGAGGAAGTTCCACTACTTCGTGGACTCCATCGCAG GCATGGATGAACTGATGGAGGTGTCCTTCTCGCCCCTGGCGGCCACGGGCAAGCCCCTCTCCCGCTGCGGGAAGTGCCACCGGTTCATGAAGTACATCCAG gCCAAGCCGAGCCGCCTGCACTGCTCACACTGCGACGAGACCTACACGCTGCCCCAGAACGGCACCATCAAGCTCTACAAGGAGCTGCGGTGCCCGCTGGACGACTTCGAGCTGGTGCTGTGGTCGTCGGGCTCCAGGGGCAAGAGCTACCCGCTGTGCCCCTACTGCTCCAACCACCCGCCCTTCCGGGACATGAAGAAGG GCGCGGGCTGCAACGAGTGCACGCACCCCGGCTGCCAGCACTCGCTCAGCATGCTGGGCGTCGGCCAGTGCGTGGAGTGCGAGAGCGGCGTGCTGGTGCTCGACCCCACGTCCGGCCCCAAGTGGCGCGTGGCCTGCAACAGGTGCAGCGTGGTGGCCCACTGCTTCGAGAATGCCCACCGCGTGCGCGTGTCCGCCGAGACGTGCGCCGCCTGCGAGGCCGCCCTGCTGGACGTGGACTTCAACAAGGCCAAGTCCCCGCTGCCGGGCAACGGCACGCAGCACACGGGCTGCGTCTTCTGCGACCCCATCTTCCAGGAGCTGGTGGAGCTGAAGCACGCGGCCTCATGCCACCCTATGCACCGCGGGCCCGGGCGGAGGcagggccggggccggggccggggccggaggCCAGCGGGGAAGCCGGGTCCCCGGCGGCCCAAGGACAAGATGTCAGCCCTGGCAGCCTACTTTGTGTGA